A region from the Clavibacter sp. A6099 genome encodes:
- a CDS encoding SDR family oxidoreductase, which translates to MDIQDQVALVTGANRGIGRTFVEELLARGARKVYATARRPEAIDIPGVEVLRLDLADPASVDAAAAAASDVTLVVNNAGISTGATLVTGDMAEIRREMDTHFYGTLGVIRAFAPVLAANGGGAIVNILSALSWFSTRANGGYAAAKAAEWNMTNAVRLELAGQGTFVQGVHLGAADTDIMAGYDGPMIDPRDVPRASLDGLVTGSVEVVVDDWSRMVKDSLAGDPAPFYEKMRAILG; encoded by the coding sequence ATGGACATCCAGGATCAGGTCGCCCTCGTCACCGGCGCCAACCGCGGCATCGGCCGCACCTTCGTCGAGGAGCTGCTCGCGCGCGGCGCCCGCAAGGTCTACGCGACCGCGCGCCGCCCCGAGGCGATCGACATCCCCGGCGTCGAGGTGCTGCGCCTCGACCTCGCCGACCCGGCGTCCGTGGACGCCGCCGCCGCGGCCGCGTCGGACGTGACCCTCGTCGTCAACAACGCGGGCATCTCGACGGGCGCCACGCTCGTCACGGGCGACATGGCGGAGATCCGCCGCGAGATGGACACCCACTTCTACGGGACGCTCGGCGTGATCCGCGCGTTCGCGCCCGTGCTCGCGGCCAACGGCGGGGGCGCGATCGTCAACATCCTGTCAGCGCTGTCATGGTTCTCGACCCGCGCGAACGGCGGCTACGCGGCGGCGAAGGCGGCCGAGTGGAACATGACCAACGCCGTGCGGCTGGAGCTCGCCGGCCAGGGCACGTTCGTGCAGGGCGTGCACCTGGGTGCGGCGGACACCGACATCATGGCCGGCTACGACGGGCCGATGATCGACCCGCGCGACGTGCCGCGGGCGTCGCTCGACGGCCTGGTCACCGGATCCGTCGAGGTCGTCGTCGACGACTGGAGCCGCATGGTGAAGGACTCGCTGGCCGGCGATCCCGCGCCGTTCTACGAGAAGATGCGCGCGATCCTCGGCTGA
- a CDS encoding glycosyltransferase: protein MRIMLLTAGSRGDVEPFVALARHAASRGHEVRLALPDDSVAPEGVDTVPLGLDAQRVMSPGGRTPWALARHVRAEVRPAIRRMLAAAVRETVAFGPDVVVHHPLILSAPMVADALGVPRVLVEFAPVATPSDRFPAAGGPTATRDLGPRNRSTYAVPRAAARLFDGDVARAAFELPTSGRAGPRSSSRATLMAVSPQLLPRPDDWPERIHQTGAWYEAAPTASTDPVVGDFLGRGPCIVASFGSMTRGDAAARGRAIVTAARAHGLRVLLVTGWGGLTLPTDCRGSDVLAVRAAPFDQVLSGAALAVHHGGAGTSHAVARAGVPAVVVPVTADQPFWAAQLHRQGVAAAPIPLRRLSVDALVTAMGDALSRRERAAEVGALMRREQGVRRALDVLESL, encoded by the coding sequence ATGCGCATCATGCTGCTCACCGCCGGCTCCCGCGGTGACGTGGAGCCCTTCGTGGCCCTGGCGCGACACGCGGCATCGCGCGGTCACGAGGTCCGGCTGGCCCTGCCCGACGACTCGGTCGCGCCCGAGGGCGTGGACACCGTGCCGCTCGGCCTGGACGCGCAGCGGGTCATGTCGCCCGGCGGTCGCACACCATGGGCTCTCGCGCGCCACGTGCGCGCGGAGGTGCGGCCGGCGATCCGGCGGATGCTCGCCGCCGCGGTGCGGGAGACGGTCGCCTTCGGCCCCGACGTGGTGGTGCACCACCCCCTGATCCTCAGCGCGCCGATGGTGGCGGACGCGCTCGGCGTGCCCCGCGTGCTGGTGGAGTTCGCGCCGGTGGCCACCCCGAGCGACCGCTTCCCCGCCGCCGGCGGACCCACGGCCACGCGCGACCTCGGCCCGCGCAACCGGTCCACCTACGCCGTGCCGCGTGCCGCCGCGCGCCTCTTCGACGGCGACGTGGCGCGCGCGGCATTCGAGCTGCCGACGAGCGGGCGTGCGGGCCCGCGCTCGTCGTCGCGCGCGACGCTCATGGCCGTGAGCCCGCAGCTGCTGCCGCGGCCGGACGACTGGCCGGAGCGGATCCACCAGACGGGGGCCTGGTACGAGGCGGCGCCGACGGCGTCGACCGACCCGGTCGTCGGCGACTTCCTCGGCCGCGGACCGTGCATCGTCGCCTCGTTCGGATCCATGACCAGGGGGGATGCGGCGGCGCGGGGGCGGGCGATCGTCACGGCCGCCCGCGCCCACGGCCTGCGGGTGCTGCTCGTCACGGGGTGGGGCGGGCTCACGCTGCCGACGGACTGCCGCGGATCCGACGTGCTGGCGGTGCGGGCGGCGCCGTTCGATCAGGTTCTGTCGGGCGCCGCGCTCGCCGTGCACCACGGCGGGGCCGGGACCTCCCACGCCGTCGCCCGGGCGGGCGTGCCCGCGGTCGTCGTGCCGGTCACCGCCGACCAGCCCTTCTGGGCCGCCCAGCTGCACCGGCAGGGGGTGGCCGCCGCGCCGATCCCGCTGCGCCGCCTGTCGGTCGACGCGCTCGTGACCGCGATGGGTGACGCCCTGTCCCGCCGCGAGCGCGCGGCCGAGGTGGGCGCGCTCATGCGGCGGGAGCAGGGGGTGCGGCGGGCGCTCGACGTGCTCGAGTCCCTCTGA
- a CDS encoding MerR family transcriptional regulator codes for MLRIGDVAGRAGVSTRALRYYEEQGLLPAERTTSGQRVYPEAAVERVQLIQQLFAAGLPSRTIRQLLPSVDSGVAAPESLALLRSERDRITAAIAELERAREELTRVIDICLHPTPEHCPALREGGAAHAHAASIAA; via the coding sequence ATGCTGCGGATCGGCGACGTGGCGGGGCGAGCGGGCGTGAGCACGCGGGCGCTCCGCTACTACGAGGAGCAGGGCCTGCTGCCGGCCGAGCGCACCACGAGCGGCCAGCGCGTGTACCCGGAGGCGGCGGTCGAGCGCGTGCAGCTGATCCAGCAGCTGTTCGCCGCGGGACTCCCGAGCCGCACGATCCGCCAGCTGCTCCCTAGCGTCGACTCGGGCGTCGCCGCGCCCGAGTCGCTCGCGCTGCTCCGCTCCGAGCGCGACCGGATCACCGCGGCCATCGCCGAGCTCGAGCGCGCCCGCGAGGAGCTCACCCGCGTCATCGACATCTGTCTCCATCCGACGCCCGAGCACTGCCCGGCGCTGCGCGAGGGCGGGGCGGCGCACGCGCACGCGGCGTCCATCGCGGCCTGA